One genomic window of Enoplosus armatus isolate fEnoArm2 chromosome 19, fEnoArm2.hap1, whole genome shotgun sequence includes the following:
- the zbtb1 gene encoding zinc finger and BTB domain-containing protein 1, with protein MARPSHSDHVLQQLNNQREWGFLCDCLIAIGDIYFRAHKAVLAACSSYFRMMFIRDQQGAGRLDLSNMQISAECFDLILQLMYLGRIVVGSYEFEELKASMAYLQMYYIPDSLEDLRDIRSSNLTPSSSASSSSSSSTGPTAGKMMFGVRMYEQQRSAAPEAEHLPKAVNSTAGRPAVTATVSRPVVTEEVVNTPLMVAPPVVDGGVEQPCDLRKRSSGRSSTLKDRPRFGRTYTCDDCGFVFSCEKLLIEHILTCTNRKAFHPARGNVEGDNDSSKAESSASESIEEHRVICKGEDDWPEAKADSDLPIRSVAAGTEGEPGSTRSISIKTEPEESIFPEIEVVRVGEHTARDCSARFSDATRKDLCREKTGSDREPEPGVSGMDNSSEPFEGHMSSSEDSGIPAKLRKVKEEKQDADCAPCELCGALLTDEDKSAHYLSNHMGHICACGRCGQVLIKGRQLQEHAERCGESQGGESDSHGEDEASLLEEPQGMEEGLLEAADLACSHCGLLFQNESLALEHALSCHDQELFRPVLLEESGEPDHRRKHFCSICGKGFYQRCHLREHYTVHTKEKQFTCQTCGKQFLRERQLRLHTDMHKGMARYVCPVCDQGTFLKHDHVRHMISHLSAGETICQVCFQIFPGGEQLEKHMDVHLYICGVCGEKFRLRKDMRSHYNSKHTKRL; from the coding sequence ATGGCGAGGCCGAGCCACAGCGATCACGTCCTCCAGCAGCTCAACAACCAGCGGGAGTGGGGCTTCCTGTGTGACTGCCTCATCGCCATCGGTGACATCTACTTCAGGGCGCACAAGGCCGTCCTGGCGGCCTGCAGCTCCTACTTCAGGATGATGTTCATCCGGGACCAGCAGGGCGCCGGCCGCCTGGATCTCAGCAACATGCAGATCAGTGCAGAGTGCTTTGACCTCATCCTGCAGCTCATGTACCTCGGACGCATCGTTGTGGGGAGCTACGAGTTTGAGGAGCTCAAGGCCTCCATGGCCTACCTTCAGATGTACTACATCCCCGACTCGCTGGAGGATCTTAGGGACATCAGGAGCTCCAACCTCACCCcgtcctcctcagcctcctcctcgtCCAGTTCCTCCACTGGCCCCACCGCTGGAAAAATGATGTTTGGAGTCCGCATGTACGAGCAGCAGAGGTCTGCTGCACCAGAAGCGGAGCATTTACCAAAAGCTGTCAACAGCACTGCTGGGCGTCCAGCTGTTACAGCCACCGTCAGCAGACCGGTGGTGACGGAGGAGGTGGTGAACACTCCTCTGATGGTGGCACCACCGGTGGTGGACGGAGGAGTCGAGCAGCCATGTGACTTGAGAAAGAGGTCCAGCGGCAGGAGTTCAACTCTCAAAGATCGTCCTCGGTTCGGTCGCACCTACACCTGCGACGACTGTGGCTTTGTCTTCAGCTGCGAGAAGCTTTTAATCGAACACATCCTGACCTGCACCAACCGCAAGGCCTTTCATCCGGCAAGAGGAAACGTCGAAGGTGACAATGACTCCAGTAAAGCTGAGAGTTCCGCCTCTGAGAGCATAGAGGAACACAGGGTCATCTGTAAAGGCGAGGACGACTGGCCAGAGGCCAAGGCCGACTCTGACCTCCCCATCAGGTCGGTGGCAGCCGGAACAGAAGGCGAGCCCGGGTCAACTAGGAGCATCTCCATCAAGACAGAACCCGAAGAAAGCATATTCCCTGAGATAGAGGTGGTCAGGGTAGGTGAGCACACCGCCAGAGACTGTAGTGCACGGTTCAGTGACGCCACGCGTAAAGACTTGTGTAGGGAGAAAACGGGCTCAGACCGCGAACCAGAGCCTGGCGTCTCAGGTATGGATAACAGTAGTGAGCCTTTTGAAGGCCACATGTCCAGCAGTGAAGATTCAGGAATCCCTGCGAAGCTTCGTAAGGTcaaagaggagaagcaggacGCAGACTGTGCCCCCTGTGAACTCTGTGGTGCTCTGTTAACAGACGAGGACAAGTCGGCCCACTATCTCTCCAACCACATGGGCCATATATGTGCCTGTGGGAGGTGTGGCCAGGTGCTGATCAAAGGCCGCCAGCTCCAGGAGCACGCAGAGCGCTGCGGTGAATCCCAAGGCGGGGAGTCGGATTCCCACGGGGAGGACGAGGCGTCCCTGCTGGAGGAGCCACAGGGGATGGAGGAGGGCCTACTGGAGGCGGCTGACCTGGCCTGCTCTCACTGCGGTCTGCTGTTCCAGAACGAGAGCCTGGCGCTGGAGCACGCTTTGTCCTGCCACGATCAGGAGCTGTTCCGCCCAGTGCTGCTGGAAGAGAGTGGTGAACCGGATCACCGCCGCAAACACTTCTGCAGCATCTGCGGCAAAGGCTTCTATCAGCGCTGCCATCTGCGGGAGCACTACACCGTCCACACCAAGGAGAAGCAGTTCACCTGCCAGACCTGCGGGAAGCAGTTCCTGCGGGAGCGCCAGCTCAGGCTGCACACCGACATGCACAAAGGCATGGCACGTTACGTGTGTCCAGTCTGTGACCAGGGAACCTTCCTCAAACACGACCATGTCCGCCACATGATCTCCCACCTGTCGGCCGGGGAAACCATCTGCCAGGTGTGTTTCCAGATCTTCCCCGGCGGAGAACAGCTGGAGAAGCACATGGACGTCCACCTGTACATCTGCGGCGTCTGTGGAGAGAAGTTCCGCCTCCGTAAAGACATGAGGAGCCACTATAACTCCAAGCACACCAAGAGACTATAG
- the zbtb25 gene encoding zinc finger and BTB domain-containing protein 25, which produces MEVSSHSLFLLQQLNVQREFGFLCDCTVAIGNVYFKAHRAVLAAFSNYFKMIFIHQSSECIKIQPTDIQPDVFSYLLHIMYTGMCPKQPVDQSRLQEGIKFLHAYQLCRKPGEGAADAATDVVRMSNLYGIQISSQLANKEAPGVPKSTTVSCGAPEDGRTSGRGGRSHSQLSLTVGLEGVPSDRQASALRNVCSVASGDDSDISTRIKQERLEEEEGEDAEGEEGQGAGSPSPAQGSSPSQGLLFKDRALVLLCPRCGERCSSPEGLREHLFSHALDPTRLMEGLSQGSELDAGVEEGPPGAQEQLDAGCLEEALRQSQALANQLAAELRRSRGGGGGGSSPTPAVLHSRKRKIACAVCSLRFSHKSQLQEHMYTHTGKPSRYHRYNRLCSQLFQASAHFCEGVAEPGGGGGASAGTATLSEEANRDTQDNGSSCYSLDSEISQESVDGVPVE; this is translated from the exons ATGGAGGTGTCGTCTCACAgcctcttcctgctgcagcagctcaacGTCCAGAGAGAGTTCGGCTTCCTGTGTGACTGCACCGTCGCCATCGGAAACGTCTACTTTAAAGCTCACCGAGCCGTGCTGGCCGCCTTCTCCAACTACTTCAAGATGATCTTCATCCACCAGTCCAG tgAGTGTATAAAGATCCAGCCCACAGACATCCAGCCGGACGTCTTCAGCTACCTGCTGCATATCATGTACACCGGCATGTGTCCCAAACAGCCGGTGGACCAGAGCCGGCTGCAGGAAGGCATCAAGTTCCTTCACGCATACCAGCTGTGCCGGAAACCTGGCGAGGGCGCCGCCGACGCCGCCACTGACGTGGTCCGCATGTCAAACCTGTACGGCATCCAGATCTCCTCCCAGCTGGCCAACAAGGAGGCGCCCGGAGTCCCCAAGTCCACCACGGTGTCCTGCGGGGCTCCGGAAGACGGACGCACCTCCGGTCGGGGGGGGCGGTCCCACTCCCAGCTGTCCCTCACTGTCGGACTGGAGGGGGTCCCGTCAGACCGTCAGGCCTCTGCGTTGCGCAACGTCTGCTCCGTGGCATCTGGAGACGACTCGGACATCTCGACTCGCATCAAGCAGGAGcggttggaggaggaggagggggaggacgccgagggggaggaggggcagGGGGCTGGGTCTCCATCTCCAGCTCAGGGTAGCAGTCCCAGTCAGGGCCTTCTGTTCAAAGACCGGGCCCTGGTCCTGCTGTGTCCCCGCTGTGGAGAGCGCTGCTCCTCCCCCGAGGGCCTGCGTGAGCACCTGTTCAGCCACGCCCTCGACCCCACCCGTCTGATGGAGGGGCTGTCGCAGGGCAGCGAGCTAGACGCTGGCGTGGAGGAGGGGCCGCCGGGGGCCCAGGAGCAACTGGACGCAGGATGTCTGGAGGAGGCGTTGAGACAGAGCCAGGCGCTCGCTAACCAGctggctgcagagctgaggaggagccgggggggaggaggaggggggagcagCCCCACCCCCGCCGTCCTACACTCGCGTAAACGTAAGATTGCCTGCGCCGTCTGCAGCCTGCGATTCTCCCACAAGAGCCAGCTACAGGAGCACATGTACACCCACACCGGCAAACCGTCCCGCTACCACCGCTACAACCGCCTCTGCAGCCAACTCTTCCAGGCCTCCGCCCACTTCTGTGAGGGTGTCGCGGAGCCCgggggaggaggcggggccTCGGCCGGCACCGCCACACTCTCTGAGGAGGCCAACAGGGACACCCAGGACAACGGCAGCTCGTGTTACTCCCTGGACTCTGAGATCTCCCAGGAGAGCGTGGACGGCGTCCCCGTCgagtga